The following are encoded together in the Prionailurus viverrinus isolate Anna chromosome B3, UM_Priviv_1.0, whole genome shotgun sequence genome:
- the HAUS2 gene encoding HAUS augmin-like complex subunit 2 isoform X3 yields MVHLLELAVTFIERLENHLETIRNIPHLDENLKKMSKALAQMDILVTETEELAENILKWQEQQKEVSSCIPKILAEENYLHKHDAIMPSLPFTSKVHIQTVNAK; encoded by the exons ATGGTACATTTGCTGGAGTTGGCAGTGACTTTCATTGAAAGATTAGAAAACCATCTTGAAACAATTAGAAATATCCCTCATTTAGATGAAAATCTAAAGAAAATG AGCAAGgctttagcacaaatggatattTTGGTGACTGAGACAGAAGAACTGGCAGAGAATATACTCAAGTGGCAAGAACAACAAAAGGAAGTTTCCTCTTGTATCCCCAAAATACTAGCTGAAGAAAATTATCTTCATAAACATGATGCTATAATGCCATCTTTACCTTTTACTTCTAAAGTTCATATCCAAACTGTTAATGCCAAGTGA